In the genome of Chrysoperla carnea chromosome 5, inChrCarn1.1, whole genome shotgun sequence, the window AACGAACCAACATTGACACCAGACATATCAAAACGTACATCAACGACACCTCCACGAGAAGATGATCTTGAATCCAATTCCGATATCAAAAAGAGTAAAATATCTTTAGATTCGTATTTAGCGACTCATACGTCAGAggataataaaagttttacggAAATAATGGAAGAAACGGAACAAAAACATCGAATTAAGTATTCGTACTTATACAACGaagaaacgaaaaatttaagtttagcATTACCATCAATTGAACAACAAGCTCAAATTACAGAGCGACCGTTTAATGTTGATGGttggaattataaaaataagaattatattatgtatgtaccgGATGGGGTGGAATTAACGAAACAAGAGTTGATTGAAATGAGTAAAAAGCGAAAAGAAATTGTACACGGAAACACACGATTACAGGCGAATCCATTTGATGAGGAACAAAGTAAAGAAACTATTTCTGAATTGGCGAAGTCACAGGCAAAAATTTTAGATGGACGTATTGGAGTTGATGGTAAAGAATTAATTCAATCGGAAACACCACAAGTACTAGGTTTTAGTTTAGTACGAACACCATCTCCATGTCCTGGAGTTGCTGAGAGTCCATTAATGACTTGGGGACAAATTGAAGGCACACCATTTCGATTAGATGGAAGCGATACACCGTTAACAAGATCACAAGGTCCGTCATTTAAAATTGCAGATTTACCAAAACGAGAAAAACTTGCTTTAGCACTAGCTGAAAAAGTTGGCGAACGGCATCGTGATCGAAAACAAAAAGCAATACAAGCTGCAAGACGACAACTAGCAACGTAAGTAGATTTGTAAATGTACAGATTTGAAATTAAATcgaaatgttaataataatttttatcttttaaccTTGCAGACCATCACCAAGTCCATCAAGTTTACGACGTTTAGAAACTATGTCACCGGCAGCAAGACGTTTAGCAGCCTCTTCACGACTAGGTGATTTAGCATTACGTGCATCCTATTCACCAAGTCCATTATTGTCAGGAACACGTGGTACAACCAGTAGACTAACGTCTTCATCTGCACATAGTAATTTAGTTCGAACACCGAGAAGTAATAATCGACCTGCAACACCGAAAACACCACGTAGTGTTGGTGTTACACTAAACAAAAACTTAACAgacaatttattacatatttcagTTGCAAAACGTGCAAAAGctagtgattttttttagtattttgtacaaaatgtatatattttttatatttattaaaattattgaacaaaaataaattgttgtgaattttattttacatcctGAATTTTATTAGCAAATTTAGCGCAATTGAATCCTTAAAATTGTCGCGTCGGCTCAGTTCTTTGCCCTTCAGTATaacaaagttgtaaaaaatacacCAATCTAAAAGAAGCATTTTCCATCCCAATTTCCATGACTAAGCCGTAGAAAATGGAATGTTTGGACGtcgaaatttgtaaaaaaaatagtctTGGCTTGCAGTTGGAAAATGCAATAAATTCTCTAAACTGTTGGACATGCTCTAAAGGTACCTTTTATTTACCATATGGAAAATTATTACACTTGAGTTTAATCATTgctcaaaaaaaagtttcatggTGGTCATGCTTCATGTGAACTTCAAAGCCAGATGACGTTCGATCacaaattaaagtaataaatatttataaatcaaatatatcattttaataaagctattttaaatcaaattacaaaatagaTTGATTATGTTATCTATGCATAAACATGTACAGAGCGGCGCACGAATGCGGAAAATACCATATTGCCAGGGCAGGCTTCCATTACCACATTTTGACGTATGAATTACTCCTGACCGATCAAAAACTTTGTATGAGTAATTTCTGTTcctttagttaaaattttcagaCGTATTTTGCctcaattgaaaaaaacaagtgtCCACATACAAAGCTCTAATGGAAActtgaagaatattttttgcACAATATAACTTCAATGTCTACCCTTCAAAATAAATCTCAATTTTGGTACTTACACTTCAACTTGgatattttgatactttttttaaatttgaataaaaataaaacaattcaaaatatcCAAGTAGACACCTAAATTGAgctttttcaaatacaaattttggggTGTGATATCAACGAAACCTTTATAATACCTATGCTAAAAGTTGATACATCTTGAATAAAATTCATATGTCTATGATCgtttttaaagttatcatatattaatttattcataggctgtatataaaaagtaattaaatttttgataaaatttattcaaaataatataaaactaatataaaatatgtaaattataaactGTCATAAACTAGtgcagtaaaaaataaaaaaattacattctgaaaaatttggGTACTTAATGTAGGTAGAGGGAACTGAAAAATACTGTGAATTTGAATTCACTGAAGCCTACATTTAAGGAGgcgtaaatttgataaatttttaactacatatttttcttgaattatttcacattcacaaattataaaatacctaAATTGTTATGTGACAGAAAACTAAAACCCATCTTTAAAATGGCAGCGTATTTGTGTATAGGTGGGGTAGTCTTTTTGTCTGTGATAGATTTTACGCACATCAAAATATGAATAGAATTATTGATCGAAtacgtactttttttttaaatttcgggTATCATTGGAACCTGGCTGTTGTTGGTTCCATTACCATAGCAGAAACGTTTTTCCTAACTttaaatgaatatgaaataatttttcgtaaaacttggagaaaaattttcatcctttcctgaaaatcattttccaagGTAATTTCTTAAACAACTGGCCTACgtttagatattaaaataaaaataaaaatgtgaaaacgatgtttttttttaaacattttaacatctatttttgtattcaattcaGTATTTGTTAGAGTTTTTCTTGTTTGATAATAACAGCCTTGGAGACacatattcaaaatttcaaaccattgttgtatttatttttgtagattAAGTCAAAAAGTTCAATTTTCAGTGAAAGCTTTAAAAGTTCTTAAAAttccttcgaaaaaattttgaaatatctatttatattcTGCATATAAATATTCCTATTTTATTCTCTTTAAATGTTActgattttaaactttaattaagactaataaaataaagacaatcactgatattcaacactatctatatagagtatttcaacaattaagtcaattatttattttcatttgtttttaaactaatcTTTTCCGTCTGTTATTCCCAAAAACCATCATTTCACATTTTTACGATAGTTCCAAATACTTATTGTACCGCCGCAAAGTTAGCATGTTTGAAACCGTCTGAAAAGTTTGATATGGTATGATTTTCGTGAATGACGGAAGAAAAATATCGATTGATTGATATTTGTTGATGGAAAAAAACAGCCCATAGAGCAAGTAAAATTACGAAATTCGACCTTTTAACGGTCCGCAATGTTTTGAAATTGTGGGCGAGTGTCTTCAAGTCTAGAacgatatgtaatttttttttaaagtcattttctATTCCGTATACATTTCATAGGATGACTTGATATGACATGATCCGCTTATAGAACGATGTGTAGATAACCAGATAAGTATCGTATGTATTTCTATAtcgttaaaatgtataaaagtttttcataaaagttttacaaacaTGCGCACCAAGTAGATAGGTGCGTATTCTAACCAACAGCATgacaatattttacatttcaaatgagcttttattaatataatattaaatttattttatttgttgttttttttttttatggaaaactttttaactgCAAGTTCAATCATCAGATTTATATTCATAAGGAAATTCTACAGTTAAATCATTAAAGGTTTTCTTCGCTAccacgaaaattgaaaaatatgacccaaaactAGTacgtttcataaaaaaattcattcaaatacgataaaatttggcccaaaatcaaaaaattgattttttttaacctaaTGATTTCatagaaaatccaaaaaattggtttattgcTCTACTacacgcaaattttatccaattttgagcAATCAAGTAGGTtctcccactaattttgggtcatacttttcaaatattttgtcaaatttaacg includes:
- the LOC123300112 gene encoding splicing factor ESS-2 homolog isoform X1; amino-acid sequence: MSKEKDKLVNTPGHKALQTMESLNKELVFKVPKVPARKTTTKILDEESYIEEMGKIIERDFFPDLEKLKAQNDYLDALERNDRDKLREIFAKYSEGRLPHTEPRLASPATFETPANLHNEPTLTPDISKRTSTTPPREDDLESNSDIKKSKISLDSYLATHTSEDNKSFTEIMEETEQKHRIKYSYLYNEETKNLSLALPSIEQQAQITERPFNVDGWNYKNKNYIMYVPDGVELTKQELIEMSKKRKEIVHGNTRLQANPFDEEQSKETISELAKSQAKILDGRIGVDGKELIQSETPQVLGFSLVRTPSPCPGVAESPLMTWGQIEGTPFRLDGSDTPLTRSQGPSFKIADLPKREKLALALAEKVGERHRDRKQKAIQAARRQLATPSPSPSSLRRLETMSPAARRLAASSRLGDLALRASYSPSPLLSGTRGTTSRLTSSSAHSNLVRTPRSNNRPATPKTPRSVGVTLNKNLTDNLLHISVAKRAKASDFF
- the LOC123300112 gene encoding splicing factor ESS-2 homolog isoform X2 — translated: MSKEKDKLVNTPGHKALQTMESLNKELVFKVPKVPARKTTTKILDEESYIEEMGKIIERDFFPDLEKLKAQNDYLDALERNDRDKLREIFAKYSEGRLPHTEPRLASPATFETPANLHNEPTLTPDISKRTSTTPPREDDLESNSDIKKSKISLDSYLATHTSEDNKSFTEIMEETEQKHRIKYSYLYNEETKNLSLALPSIEQQAQITERPFNVDGWNYKNKNYIMYVPDGVELTKQELIEMSKKRKEIVHGNTRLQANPFDEEQSKETISELAKSQAKILDGRIGVDGKELIQSETPQVLGFSLVRTPSPCPGVAESPLMTWGQIEGTPFRLDGSDTPLTRSQGPSFKIADLPKREKLALALAEKVGERHRDRKQKAIQAARRQLATPSSLRRLETMSPAARRLAASSRLGDLALRASYSPSPLLSGTRGTTSRLTSSSAHSNLVRTPRSNNRPATPKTPRSVGVTLNKNLTDNLLHISVAKRAKASDFF